From the genome of Labrus mixtus chromosome 17, fLabMix1.1, whole genome shotgun sequence:
GGATTTTAATTCTCTAGAATTTTTCAgaagtgcatttgtgaaaacggCTACACAGTGCTTACCTGTCATAGGTTGGTACTCTGCTGGGATCATCCACGTATCCTGACAGAAGCACGTGGATACACTCCACCAGGTGCAAAGGCTTTTTCAGTCGCTGCCAACATGGATCCTAAAGGACGAGAGGTTGATAAACTAAATTatgatttaaagagaaaacGTAATAGTCAATCCAAAGAGGTTCTAAATGCTGCTTATAAgtccttcaaataaaaaaaactgacagtgATGACTGaagtacatatttttttaacattcaccCTGGTTTTGAAGAGCTGGTCATAGACCTCCAGAAGACGAGGTAGCTGTACTCCGATCTCCTGCATGGTGGAGGTGACGAAGCCCACATCCCAGTTCAGTTGACACCCTTCCTTTTCCAGAAACTTTACAAGGAACTCTACAATCACAAGACACAACAGCAATTTTTAGAAATGCATAACTCGTCAATTTGTTCattgctgataaaaaaaataaaaaaaatcagtttccaTACAGAGCACAAGTTTGAACAGGCTGGTGTTAATGGGAGGATAATCAAGCAATCATTTGAACACCAGCACCACCCAGCAGACCAGCACCCCAGAGTCATGCCGACATAAATGATGCAAAGGGGAAGTATAATTATATTACTGTTATTAAAGTAGAAAACAGTGAGGTGGAAATTTCTAACGAGTGGAAAACTGAACATAATTACAGGAAGGCGTAAATGCTCACCCAGAGGGAAATATCTTGGCGTTCCAGCGTAAATCTTTCCCAGCGAGACCAATTTCAAACTGAGGGACCTCATCCTGTCTATTGGACTCATGGCCACTGAGTCTCCGAGTTCTAGACAAGACATAAAAATCATCACTGAAACCAAACGTCACATACGGCGAGGAAAGGGAGCTGTTAAAAAGGTTTGGCCATGGCTgaacatacacaaacaacatGCGAGGTGTTGACATTTCACTTGCCTTTCTCCATGATCTCCTGCCACAGCGAGTGCACCAGGATGGGGTCAGAGTGTCCTGCGCAGTGAATGATGGCCAGCTTGCACTCAGACAGTTTGAAATGGTCAGCAAATTCCCCGTAGAGCTGCACAGGAGGACATGATTCAGCTTGTATTAAGATTACCCCGTCACTGAAAAGACAATTACTGAAAATTGTCACTCCTGGTTGGTAATTTCTGCATGCGTTACCTTGGTGATATCCATGAGCTCAGAGTCCAACTGAGAGATGACATTTTTCACTGAGGGATGATGGGAGTACTGTCTTATTAGGGTCTCCTGAATCTGTACTTGGATGCGCACCAGCTAACGAGAgggaaaaatacacaaacagaatgGTTAAATAAGTCGTTTTTAGACGGATCAGGCCAAGATATCTTTCTCTGTGATGACCATGCATACGCACCTCCATCTTTTCTTCCAACTCGTGAAGAAACTCTCCATCGGACGCCTGAGCTGAGATGCAGGAGGAACTCTTTGCGGACAGGATGGCTCGGGCGATGTACTCCAAACGCTGCTTCAATGAGATCTCAGTGCTGcatggttgtaaaaaaaaaacaaaaaaaaaacacacaatattagcataCCTTTAttgaaaacatacaaaagaaaacattacataGAGTCATGCATATTTGGTAACTAGATAGCCCCAAAAAAAGATACAGTATGTTAAATACATCAATGTACCACAGTTGAACATTGTGTCCGCACCTGTGCATGTCAGCGAGACGGGCCAGCACATGAGCTGCCTTGCCGAAGTTGCGGTTCTTCTCGTAGTAGCGCCACAGCAGGTCCATATTGTGGACCTTACTCTGGTCCTGCTTGATCATATGCATCAGGTGTTCCTCCAAGtacggagaattcacctggagaaCAAAGGCAAATACAGCACAGCTATCAAGAAAGATGTGATCTCACTAACAAGGTTGATACAGCATGCTTACTATGGCTAAACAGAAGCAAAAGAatatgcagacaaaaaaaaaaaaacttaaagaatCCAAGTTTACTTGCATAATAAAATGTGcactataattttttttattattttgaggaacttgatgtgatttttcttctacttcttcacATTTCTTATGAACACCCTTAAAACGTCATTCATAAAAAACACTACAACCTGTTGGTGAGGAAACCCTAAAGTCTGGATTAtaatcatttgaaaaatatgtaggtttaaaaaaaataacaataaaggaaataaataagCATAAATCAAGACACACTACCTCCAGCAGcttgtcagtcaggtcagcctGAATCAGCCAGTTGTACAGAGCGATGTGAAACAGCTCGTCCTGAGACCTCTGGGCCAGACCGAGGATCTGCTCAAACTACAAAGGGAGCGACATATTTTCATTAATAATGCAGATCATGCACACTGCTGTCACAAAACAAGCACCAGCTGTCCCCTCCTTTCTTACATGGGCAGTGGCTTCCTCGTTGCTGAGCATGTTGGGATCAGAGGTCATGACAGGAGGCCCAGGCTGCTTAGGCACGCTTGGGGACTGAGGGGCTGCTTTGCTCTGGTTCACCAGCTCCTGCATGGTGTCAGTGATGCACTTATAACAACAAAGTCtggtgcagagagagaaggggaagaaaaaatatTGGTTACAATGGACTTCAATAGCAATATCAATGACACGGATTTGTGTACTGCTGCTTTTGTGTTACCTCTCCTGGAAGGCCTGCTGTCCCACTCTGTCATCCTCAGGCTCTCCGTTCTTGTAGAAATGGGGTCCCAGCCTCTGTGGATCCTTCttgtctgctgctgtgaggcACAACTCAAGGACTCCCTCGTAGAAACGTACTAAGGCAGTTTGTAAACATTagtatgctttttttaaaataacatatccgctatacaaatacaaaattgGAGGGGGGGTCTTGTGCGTCCGTACCTTGTCTGTACTGGGAGCAGACCAGCGGCAGGTCTGTGTGTTGGCTGATCTGCTGATAGAGCTGTAGAGACTCCCTCAGTTTTCTCTCCTTATCTGCTTTATTCTGAATCTGCTTTGAGTTCTGCAGCAACTCATTAGCCTGAGTGGGAGATAAAGGCAACAAATTCAACATTAAGACACATAAATCAATGAGGTTTAATTGACGCCTTTTAATGTTCTTGATGCAAAGTTATCCTGAAGACAGCAAGAAATGTGAAGCTCGAATACAACAGAAATGGCAGACCTCTGAGGCTATAACAGACTGACACATTCTACTTGAtctacaattattaaaatcatagaatttcaattttttcagtACTCAGTATGAACTCAAAAGGCTGCATGTTTTACCTTTGAGCAAACATTGTCATCGCTGCTGTAAAGCAGGGGACAGATGTCTCGCATGTGATTGCTGATGCCGTCCACAGAGGCGTTATCTTTGATGTAGACGTTGATGAGTGCTGTGATGAGTGCTCCAGACAGCTCTTTACCCCGGATCACTACATCTTTAAAACTGGCTCCTTTCATCTGCTCTTGAAACTCctacaaatgaataaaatatgcaGAGCGATCAATGAGACATGATATTGTAGACATGGTAATTTGGCTGTAAACAAAAAGGTGATATATTCATTACATGCATCAAGAAATGTTTGTGCACACATGTACCTTTGGCAGCTCAGACATAATGAGGCTGAACTGATGATCGCAGAGAAGCTTCCAGAGGGCCAGTGTCTGATAGGAGCGATGCACCAACTGCTGGATGCCCTGCAGGGACACTTTCTCATACACTTGAGCGTTGGCTGgataagagacacaaacacaaaagagaatAGAGTTACAGgaatataaagaaataaagacttttGGTACATCAGAAAACCACATCAACTCTTATTTTGTTAAACATGAGACATTTCATCAACAATACGTATTTGGAATACTAATCTCTCATGACTAGCATAACAATAAAACCTGCACTCATAACTCACTGTGATATTTCCTCTGGAGCTCCTGTTGGACCTGCTGTGAGTTGGCTCCATCAGGGCGCATAAATCCAAGCAGCCTTTGCTGCAAGTTGGCAGGAGAGCTAAAACTAACAGGGAGGAAAACAGATGTTAGTCATGAGGACTGGGTAAcaccagatgtttttttagacATGGTTCCACTTCAATGTGACACTACtcaaaaacattgtaaagtgaaaaaaatacaaaattagaAAATATATTAGTATTTCAGCTCAGCAGCATAATTAGAAGTCcatataataataacatatttTAGGCGAGTTTGTCACAGCCTTTCACACAGGAACATGTTGTCAAGTGTTGCTATTTCATTGTGTTTGGTTACTTTGTACTTTGTACTTtgttacttttctctgttacaGCTCGTCGTGTCTCTTTTTATCATGCAGTAACCAGCTGGATTGCCCCTCTACAGAGGTATACAGTCCAAGTTACACATGAAGTCATCAGTTAAACTACTCAGGTACTTCGCTGTTAAATTAACAGATGATGATTTTTAATTAACCCTTAAATTTGTAGCCATTGATTTTCTGATAAGGAAGCTTGTTTGCTGAtggttgttttaaaacaattagGTTAAGTCATCAGCAAACTGATTAATTTAATTCAAGACTTAGCGAGCAGAAGAGCTCTTACCTTGCAACACCAAGAGAGGACGGACTGAACTGAGAGTTTTTATCAACAAACTCTCTCAAACCGCAGAGCTCATGGAGCACCGACTCCAGATCAAACAAACCAACGCTGCTTTCCAACTGCGGGGACAAAAGATGAGAGTAATTAATGTATGGCTGCTAACATCATTTGAAACATCTATAAACTTAAGTCGCCATtaagttttaaataaatgcttgGTGTAAGTGTGATACTCACAATGTTGACAGTCTGGTTTCCTTTGCTTATTGTTTTCTCAACAGCAAGGCTGCCATCCCAAATATTTCTGTTAGCGTGTGGTGAGCAGAGAACAAGAGAGGAAGGCATGTTTAGTAAGGACAACACCATCACACTTCAAATTGACAAAAGTGATACATTTTTATGCTctcaaagaataaaaatgtgttaatgtgacAAAACATTGCAGGATTTACTCACCCAAGTATGCGAGCAAAGTAGACACAGATGCCGTTGTGTTTCCCTGAGAAAATCACCTCTGGGCCGGCTGACATGGGTGTGATGGGGACAGAACCAGTGTGCATGGGGACAAACGGGGTGGCAAAAGCTGGGGGCACAATGCCTTagggagagaaacaaaaacaacaaagatccACGATCACATTTAGAGCTAGTATTATCAAAGGCAATGTTCTAAAAGAGTTTACAATATAGTTTGGATTTATTTCATGTTAAGTGATTAGTCACTTTGTACAGACATTGATTGGTTATTGCATTTATAAGGCTCTTGACAATTTCACAGCTGGTGGGGTTATTTGTATAACTCTTCCCAGGCCAGGTGGACAGTACTCAACTACCTGGTGCAGGAGAGCTCATCACAGGTCCAACTGTACTGGGCGATGTCAAGGCTGCGGGGAATCTCATCTGTGCTTCTCCTCCATACCTAATCATGACAATAACAGAGGGGCTGCTTTTAGTTTGCAGAGAGTATGAGTTTGTTTAAACCTGCGAGCATATTGCTAAAAGTTATCTGACCTGAAGAAGGCTCTTGTGGCCCACTGTGAAACCTCTCTGTCACATGCAGCGCTGGAACAGGCCAGAATCAGTGCTGTTGCACAAGCCTGCTCCTCCTGTTTAGAATGAATGAACAACTTCAATATATTGTGTATACTGTAAAtgcaataataatataatatatataataatatgtcTTGTACCCTGTGCAGCTTGAAAAAGCGTTCAACGTCttcactttctcctcctgcacAGCTCACCAGCAGATGGCGCAGCTGGTCAACTGGCCGCAGTTTTTGGAAGATATGGCTCCCCTAAAGGACAGTATAGAGTCTAAAATTAGCATACATAGCTAAGTCATCTTTGTGTCTCACTATAGCAATACTCTACATTTGTAGCATGAAGACAGCAGTTATAACCTTTGCAGAGAGAAGGACAAACTTCTGTGGAGGGATATTATGCTGCTGCACCACCACAGGGGAATCTGTGATGGGGATGTGGTCCTTGTTCAGGGGAGTGAAAATCTTGCTCGGCCTCTCCTCATTCAGGGCACAAATAGCCCAAGTGTGTCCATCTGCATTAGACATCATCTGCAaatgaacacaaagaaaagtgagccctattttttgtgtgtttggatctGCGTAAACAAGCTAACACTGATGGTAATAATACACCTGAGGTGACAAAGatttaaatcaatgttttgTACTGTTCATGTTTGCCAACCTGAGTTTCCATCAAAGGTTTCTTGAAGGGGAAGGAGTCATGGTTGATGCACCACAGCACATCACTATCCTCCATCTCAGAAGCAGCCATCAACAGAACACctgcaagataaaaaaaaaaaaaatgaaacgtATTAAAGGAAATCTACAAAATCATCACAGTAGCACAGCAAGTATGTATATTCTTTTGGATATTGCttgtaaaccaaaaaaaatctggttCTACCTTTGCTATGTAGTGCCTTATGGACTTTTGCCGGTTTCTGCAGGGTAGAGGATGCAGAAAAACCAGGTGGCAAACGGACATGGACCAAAGCTAGCAAGCAAGGCCGAACTGCCACATGCTTCAGGAGTGGAGGGGCAAAAGGTGTGGTGCTGAAGTAGAGACGAACACCTACAGAAACAGAATATGTTGAGGCACACATAAAGTACAATCCATACATGATGAGGtggattcatttatttgatattGCAAATAAGCTGAAGATTTCCCTGTTTTTACTCCACTTCAGAAATGTGTAATTGTATTTACCTGCATGAGTTACAGCAAGCAAGTGACAGTCTGAGGACTCGGCTCTGTCAATCACAGAGATCTGGACGATGGGTTTGAAGACAGAACGGTCAATTGTCCTGCAGAGGGAGGtttcagagagacagaaatgaatatGACTCTTCTATTAGGGTGATTGATGGGCGACACGTTTTTAAGTTTCTACAAACCATAACATACCTGGCTATGTTCCCGGCAGCAGCAACAATGGTGCTCTGAGACATGGTTGCGACACGACTCATACCCTGTCCATCAGCCCCCAGGTCATACACCTAACAATAACAGACATTGTAAATCATTTTACCGCAGAATCAATCCCTACAGATTACtcaaaaatcatgaaaatgactgaaaaacatACCTGCAGCACATCTTTCTCAGAGCGTGTGAAAAGTGTGTTGCGTGAGTTGTCAATAGCAATCTGCACGATGGGGTCTGTAGAGAACAAGGACAACACAAATTAGAGGGAAGTTTAATCAAATCAAGGACACTTAATACTCCAGCTGGAAATGCGTCCCTCTCCTCACCATCTTCAGAGAAGGAGAACTGGAGCACGGAGGGGACGAGGAAGGACAGGGAGCTTTTGGAGTGGTTGATTTTTCTGCAGCGCTGACTCAGCCATCCTGCCTCTGCCTGGTAAGCTATCTCATAGAGGCAGCCATCTTTTCCCGCCATAAAGATGCGTCCCAGGTCGGTAGAGGTGATGGAAAGGATGTAGGTGTTGTCTGTGGGGATCGAGAAAAGGGGGTCTGGAAGAAGCTGCATCCCCCCTGACATGCTGTCGTTCAAGCCTAAAACAAGAGGAAGACAGATGAGGCAGATATCCCCACAAAGGAACACTCTtgcaatcaaaacaacagataTCTGTACAAATACTACATCAGTTATAAACAGCACTGATCAATGCACTGATTCTTAACAATAGGGATGTCTATAGTGAAACAGTTCAAATTTCCCAATGTCCTGGTAAACTTTCTTGCCCATTCTTAATTATGGGGACATGCTTTATTTGAGTGCGCCATCCAAATGTCTCAAGTCCTTGGACACTATTTTTCATTCGACACTGAGATTTGACACTGGCTGTAGTCGTAGACCAttgaacagtgcctgtgtttttaaaatcttaaattgttgttttattgttgtgtcacagctcccacactttctttttattgaaaacactatGTTGTTAAGCTGTCACTTAATTGTAACTGTTCttttgacatgtgctgctgacctcttcgccaggtcacccttgtgaaagagatcctgatctcaatgggttctttatctggttaaataaaggttaataataataaagtaagTACTCTTAGCTTGACCACCTTCACAAGTTATGCACACCTTACACCTATTTGTCACATTGAAATGCACAAGCAGCAATATATTTAGCTTCGGGCTGccatgttttgtgtgtctctcgCAGCTTTAAAACATAGTTTACGAAAGTGCAGGATGATATTCTTATCGAATTACAAAAATTTTGCAGAGTTTCTGGAGTGACGACTTTACATTTCAGTCAAATTACAAACAGAGAAGCATGAGGATAAATTGTCTTTCCGACATTAACGTGATAACTTCCACAGGAAAAACTCAAATGTCACTGTAATAGAGCTGTAGGAGGGACTCACCAGCCTGGCTCTTGGGGAAGCTCAGTCCGAGGATCACGACATCCACAGAAGTGGCCAGTACCAAGAGGTAGTGAATGTGTGGCTGTAAAAtccctgaaaagaaaaaacgcaAATACAAACAACGTTACTTCAAATGAGTGGTTTGACAATAACCAATGTTGATTTTAAGGGTTCACACATACCTTGTTTTGGTTTAACAAGGCCCACTGCCAATATGGTTTCAATAAGGCCATCAAAATAGGCAACATCTCCACTGCAAAGATTAAAGccgaaataaataaataactaatcACTTATATCGAACGTTGTCACACAGCATCATCACATAAGCTTGATGTACTTACCCATCTTCATAATTCCACATGAAGATGTCATTATCAATAGTAAGCCATGCTCGACAAATCTCAGGAAAAACTCCCATCATGCAGTTACATTGCATATCTGGGTTGTAAATGGTTAAGTTGACACTCAAATCAAAGATAATCACAGACAACGCTTTTAGTCTCGGGGCAACTTCTTAGTCCTcctgcaaacatttttattttcctgaatGAGGAAAGGATACGGCTGAACTGCTCCACCAGCTCAGGTGGCAGGGGGACTCGGCGGACTGCACTGAGCTCTGGGAGGTTTGGCACACTGATTAAACCAGGTCCCTGGAGCGGGTAGTCCATGTCTGACACTCCAGAGAGGGACGGCATATCTataagtcaagtcaagtcaactttatttacatagcacatttataacagccgaggcagaccaaagtgctgtacagtaaatcaggcaaaatacattgcatccaaaacatcataaaaaacacgtaaaagcaaaaatgaaaagtgaattaaaacacaaaacaatagtaaaagttctaatagacactgctgctgggataaaacactcaactagagGTAAAAGCCAAGGACaagaaatgggtttttaaaagtgacttaaactgctcagttgtggcagcagatcttattttaaatatatatacacaacCCAATAAACAACAGGTCCTTCTCCATTCACAAACAAGTGGGAATCTTGATAGCTGTGTTTTGATGTGAGCTTTGATATAGCATTGAAAGAAGTTTTACTTTGtgcatcacattttcttttgatgcttTACAGCTCTCAGACTGTGAATGTCCCCAATTACATGCTTTTTCAAAACATACAGGATCTCACATCTCATGCACTCCTCTTATGCATTtcctatatgtgtgtgtaaacaacAATTGAAAGCGACGATGGATGCGTTCCAACTTTTGTTTAGGTATTTACTCTTAACCATCCATCTACTTTATTCTACTATTCGTGGTTTGATAAGTAAAAGCTCATGTAAATAGAAGCACTTGAGTTGATGGTTTAATAGTAGGCCTTGTTGCTGCTTACTGTGAGCGGGGACGCTGAGCAGCTCCGACAGGTCGGGGAAGAGCCGGTCATCCTGCAGGTGTCTGTCAATGAGCCGGGAAGAGTTTTCCAGAGCTTCAGCGAGAACAGCGGCGGGGCTGCTGGGTCCAGCGCTGGACGGCATGGCTGCGCTACCACCGCTCACTTatctacaaattaaaaaaaggttcagCAACAGCAGAGTGAGAGACAAGTAAGGTTAGATGTCGTACGATATGCACTGCTACCCCTTACGACAACTTCAAATGTCTCTGTAGCCCTCtgtagctaatgttagctggtGTAACGCCGGTCAGTTAGCCGACTGCTAGCATTGAATCCTCATTATATTACAAGCGAACTAAAAAGGTAAACAAGTGTGAAATAAAAGTGTTCATGAATCGATGCGTAGCTTTACCAGACTCAAAGGGGTCCACGCGATACtgagttttgggttttttttgcgaAAAAGTTTTGTACTCCAGTTCCGCAGAAAAATttgaacaaatacaacaaaactaGCAGCCCGCCAACCTCATGCACAGCGGCAGAGGTGAAAGATTTGCTTCCGGTgagcttctcttcttcttcttcttcgccaTCCGTCATTTTCCGCCGACTTTGTGCAGTGAACTGTTTTGTTGCCACCTATCGGTCACACAGaagtagaatagaataaaattactttattgataccaaactgggaaattgtggcgttacagcagcaggttatccaacacacaatatgagtaaaaaacacaatattagcaaatctaaacacaatataatattaaatacaaagtaaataagtactaaaaaatataaaaactaagaatgtgaatatatacaaccaggatttcactaagcattactagtcttaaataggaagattaaatatggaagattgaatgtaaatgtgcaagaacagagttgtaaatggacagtattgacataagttaaagtgcatgagtgcagacatattataagcagaaactatacaatataacggcgagtagacagctaaatgaagtgaacatgagtgcagggatcatttgtaaatttaacatgtgcagaacagattacagtatggagagacagatatgatcatgatgacagttctctgctcgcatgaggtgagctgttgtacagagttatggccttcggtaagaacgATTTcatgtatctgtccttgtgtcagcggagttgtatcagtctgttggagaagctgctccgctgtttgtccagtagggtgtgcaaagggtgatcaggattatccataatggataacagtttgttcagagtcctcctctctgtcaccactacaaaagagtccagcttgcagcctatcacagagcaggccttcttaatgagtttgtccagtctcttagtgtcaccagctccaatgctgctcccccagcagaccacagcagagaacagtgcactggccacaacagactgatagaagatctccaacatcttgctgcacacgttgaaggatctcagcttcctcagaaagtagagtcggctcatccccttcttgtacacagtgttggccttccagttcagtttgttgtctatgttgacacccaggtaccctccaccacagacacgtcctctcccaggatgcacagcggtggtggctctgtcctcttccttctgaagtcgatcaccatctccctggtcttatccaagttcagaatcagttgatttcttcctgtccactccacaaagttatccactagctctctgtactccccctcttgCCCATCATGTATACACCCCACCACCgcagagtcatcagaaaacttctgcaagtggcatgacctggagttgtactgaaagtcagaggtgtacaaggtgaaaaggaaaggagacagcacagtcccctgtggagctcctgtactgctctccaccattccagactgaacactgccaagtcggacaaactgtggtctgtctgtcaggtagtcAGTAATCCAGGAGGTGATGGACGAGTAGCGTCGGAATCTGGGCTGCAACTGTTCATTGATTTTATCTTTTAGGGCGAAATGATAATCTTGTAAATAGCAATTATCTGTATATACTAACATGAAATCTGTTTGGTGTTGTTGAAATCATTGAATATTGGTTTGTTG
Proteins encoded in this window:
- the nup155 gene encoding nuclear pore complex protein Nup155, which gives rise to MPSSAGPSSPAAVLAEALENSSRLIDRHLQDDRLFPDLSELLSVPAHNMPSLSGVSDMDYPLQGPGLISVPNLPELSAVRRVPLPPELVEQFSHMQCNCMMGVFPEICRAWLTIDNDIFMWNYEDGGDVAYFDGLIETILAVGLVKPKQGILQPHIHYLLVLATSVDVVILGLSFPKSQAGLNDSMSGGMQLLPDPLFSIPTDNTYILSITSTDLGRIFMAGKDGCLYEIAYQAEAGWLSQRCRKINHSKSSLSFLVPSVLQFSFSEDDPIVQIAIDNSRNTLFTRSEKDVLQVYDLGADGQGMSRVATMSQSTIVAAAGNIARTIDRSVFKPIVQISVIDRAESSDCHLLAVTHAGVRLYFSTTPFAPPLLKHVAVRPCLLALVHVRLPPGFSASSTLQKPAKVHKALHSKGVLLMAASEMEDSDVLWCINHDSFPFKKPLMETQMMSNADGHTWAICALNEERPSKIFTPLNKDHIPITDSPVVVQQHNIPPQKFVLLSAKGSHIFQKLRPVDQLRHLLVSCAGGESEDVERFFKLHREEQACATALILACSSAACDREVSQWATRAFFRYGGEAQMRFPAALTSPSTVGPVMSSPAPGIVPPAFATPFVPMHTGSVPITPMSAGPEVIFSGKHNGICVYFARILGNIWDGSLAVEKTISKGNQTVNILESSVGLFDLESVLHELCGLREFVDKNSQFSPSSLGVASFSSPANLQQRLLGFMRPDGANSQQVQQELQRKYHTNAQVYEKVSLQGIQQLVHRSYQTLALWKLLCDHQFSLIMSELPKEFQEQMKGASFKDVVIRGKELSGALITALINVYIKDNASVDGISNHMRDICPLLYSSDDNVCSKANELLQNSKQIQNKADKERKLRESLQLYQQISQHTDLPLVCSQYRQVRFYEGVLELCLTAADKKDPQRLGPHFYKNGEPEDDRVGQQAFQERLCCYKCITDTMQELVNQSKAAPQSPSVPKQPGPPVMTSDPNMLSNEEATAHFEQILGLAQRSQDELFHIALYNWLIQADLTDKLLEVNSPYLEEHLMHMIKQDQSKVHNMDLLWRYYEKNRNFGKAAHVLARLADMHSTEISLKQRLEYIARAILSAKSSSCISAQASDGEFLHELEEKMELVRIQVQIQETLIRQYSHHPSVKNVISQLDSELMDITKLYGEFADHFKLSECKLAIIHCAGHSDPILVHSLWQEIMEKELGDSVAMSPIDRMRSLSLKLVSLGKIYAGTPRYFPLEFLVKFLEKEGCQLNWDVGFVTSTMQEIGVQLPRLLEVYDQLFKTRDPCWQRLKKPLHLVECIHVLLSGYVDDPSRVPTYDRRRFTNVCLDNICGYLVELQSLSPNSALQQTIGNFKSLQAKLEKLH